In a genomic window of Azotosporobacter soli:
- a CDS encoding LysR family transcriptional regulator, whose translation MNLDDMKAFLAIAAHRSLTKAAESLHVSQSSVSHRLKNLEQELELLLVERGKGVKSIVLTPAGEEFTLVAERWMQLALETQSLKAKNRLSLAIGAVDSVNTYLLPGLYQQIICRQPDLRLHIHTQNSAALYPLLEERTIDVAFVLQERIMKNIEVTPLFAEPMVVIRLAAAEHAAEPLIDPRQLKARDELYHEWFPAYSIWHDKWWDPFQASHIQVSNGPMVLPLLQTPQQWAIVPLSIAQSKAATQEYVIQYLSEPPPERICYKLTHKFAKSRTKEVLALLDELLAELVKQFTYLRK comes from the coding sequence GTGAATCTGGACGACATGAAAGCGTTTTTGGCTATTGCTGCGCACAGGAGCCTGACTAAGGCGGCGGAAAGTCTGCATGTCTCACAGTCTTCGGTCAGCCATCGCTTGAAAAATCTGGAACAGGAACTGGAATTGCTGTTGGTTGAACGGGGCAAAGGCGTCAAATCGATCGTGCTCACGCCGGCCGGGGAAGAATTCACGCTTGTCGCCGAACGCTGGATGCAATTGGCGCTGGAGACGCAGTCGCTAAAAGCAAAAAATCGCCTCTCTCTGGCGATCGGCGCGGTCGACAGCGTAAACACCTATTTGCTGCCCGGATTGTATCAACAGATTATCTGTCGTCAACCGGATTTGCGCCTGCACATTCATACGCAAAATTCCGCGGCGTTATATCCGTTGCTGGAAGAGCGGACGATCGACGTTGCCTTCGTGCTGCAGGAGCGGATCATGAAGAATATTGAAGTGACGCCTCTTTTTGCCGAGCCGATGGTTGTGATCCGGCTTGCTGCGGCGGAGCATGCGGCGGAGCCGCTGATTGATCCGCGTCAGTTAAAGGCACGGGACGAACTGTATCACGAATGGTTTCCCGCCTATTCAATCTGGCATGACAAATGGTGGGATCCGTTTCAGGCGTCGCACATCCAGGTCAGTAACGGGCCGATGGTGCTGCCGCTTTTGCAGACGCCGCAGCAATGGGCGATCGTGCCGCTGTCGATCGCGCAGTCGAAGGCCGCGACGCAGGAATATGTCATTCAATATTTGAGTGAACCGCCGCCGGAGCGGATTTGTTATAAGCTGACGCATAAATTTGCCAAGTCCAGGACGAAGGAAGTGCTGGCTCTCCTGGATGAGTTGCTGGCCGAACTGGTAAAACAGTTCACTTATCTGAGAAAATAG
- the gmhB gene encoding D-glycero-beta-D-manno-heptose 1,7-bisphosphate 7-phosphatase: MIHNKKNPAVFLDRDGTINLDKGYFYRPEEFEFEPGSIEAIRLLNQAGYKVYVISNQAGIALGHFSEAQVDALHQWLAAKLNEQGVRIDGFYYCPHHAKLGQGEYKKECDCRKPAPGLLLKAAQERQIDLGASYMVGDHNSDVEAGRAAGVKPIFVRTGHGAQEEALVAQDIPKAANLYEAVTKYILA, from the coding sequence ATGATTCATAACAAGAAAAATCCAGCCGTGTTTCTCGACCGGGACGGCACGATCAATCTTGACAAAGGATATTTTTACCGGCCGGAAGAATTTGAATTTGAACCCGGTTCGATCGAGGCGATTCGGCTCTTGAATCAGGCCGGATATAAAGTATATGTCATATCCAATCAGGCGGGAATTGCGCTGGGGCATTTCAGTGAAGCGCAAGTGGATGCGCTGCATCAGTGGCTAGCGGCTAAATTGAACGAGCAGGGCGTTCGGATTGACGGTTTCTATTATTGTCCGCATCATGCCAAACTGGGACAGGGCGAATACAAAAAAGAGTGCGACTGCCGTAAGCCTGCGCCGGGTCTCTTGCTGAAAGCGGCGCAGGAACGGCAAATCGACCTTGGCGCATCCTATATGGTAGGCGATCATAACAGCGACGTAGAAGCGGGGCGGGCTGCCGGAGTAAAACCGATTTTCGTCCGAACCGGGCATGGCGCGCAGGAAGAAGCGCTTGTCGCGCAGGATATTCCTAAAGCTGCGAATTTGTATGAAGCGGTGACGAAATATATATTGGCGTAG
- a CDS encoding low specificity L-threonine aldolase, which produces MYSFKNDYSEGAHPRILQALLATNLEQGEGYGNDPYTLEAIALLKERLHCQAADIHLLSGGTQTNLTALAAFLRPHEAAIAAHTGHILVHETGAIEATGHKIIAVDSADGKLRAADIAKVVALHSDEHMVKPRLVYISNPTEIGTIYTKSELAELSRYCRAKQLFLYLDGARLGSALCADGNDLTLPDLAQLTDSFYIGGTKGGALLGEALVIVNNELKRDFRFHLKQRGALLAKGRLLGIQFRELFRDELYFDLARHANRMAQLLQDALSSAGHRFLVDSPSNQLFPILPDALIEKLEKNYAFYRWEKIDERHSAIRLVTSWATKEEEVLGFIAALKEA; this is translated from the coding sequence ATGTACAGTTTTAAAAATGACTATAGCGAGGGTGCGCATCCGCGCATTCTGCAGGCGCTCCTGGCGACAAATCTGGAACAGGGCGAAGGGTACGGCAATGATCCGTATACGCTGGAAGCGATAGCGCTGCTGAAAGAACGGCTCCATTGCCAAGCGGCCGATATCCATCTCTTGTCGGGCGGCACGCAAACCAACCTTACGGCGCTGGCTGCTTTTTTACGGCCGCACGAAGCGGCTATTGCCGCTCATACAGGACACATTTTAGTGCATGAAACCGGCGCGATTGAAGCGACCGGGCACAAAATCATTGCAGTTGACAGCGCGGACGGCAAGCTCCGCGCCGCAGATATTGCAAAGGTTGTCGCCTTGCACAGCGATGAGCATATGGTAAAACCGCGTCTTGTCTACATTTCGAATCCGACGGAAATCGGCACCATTTATACGAAAAGCGAATTGGCAGAACTAAGTCGCTATTGCCGGGCCAAGCAACTGTTTTTATATCTCGACGGCGCACGGTTGGGCTCTGCACTCTGCGCGGACGGAAACGACCTGACGCTGCCGGATCTGGCGCAGCTGACCGATTCGTTTTACATTGGCGGCACCAAAGGGGGCGCGCTGCTTGGTGAAGCGCTTGTCATTGTCAACAATGAACTGAAACGCGATTTTCGCTTTCATCTCAAACAGCGCGGCGCACTACTTGCCAAAGGCCGTTTGCTTGGCATCCAGTTTCGCGAATTGTTTCGCGATGAACTCTATTTTGATTTGGCAAGGCATGCGAACCGCATGGCGCAACTTTTGCAAGATGCGCTCAGCAGTGCGGGCCATCGTTTTCTCGTGGATTCGCCGTCCAACCAGCTCTTTCCGATTCTGCCCGATGCCTTGATCGAAAAACTAGAGAAGAACTATGCGTTTTATCGCTGGGAAAAAATCGATGAGCGCCATTCGGCGATTCGCCTCGTCACCTCCTGGGCGACAAAGGAGGAAGAAGTCCTGGGTTTTATCGCTGCGCTGAAAGAGGCGTAA